The sequence below is a genomic window from Brettanomyces bruxellensis chromosome 9, complete sequence.
TTGGTTCGATATCTTCGACAAGAGCTCCAAGTCCTTGTCAATCACTTTCTCCGAAGAGTCGTTTAATGCCTTGAGAAGCATCACAAAGATGTTGTCTGAGTGCTCCAAGAACTTGTTCGGGCTGTTATCGTGAAGCATTATCAACCAATCAAGTGCAGCAAGCCTTGTCGACTCGTTATCGTTGACAAACTGCAGGCTGAGCTGGTTCACAATCATCGGATAGTTAATCTTGTCCTCCTCAGACGATGCCAAACCCATCAGCTTCGTGTTCAACTCCAACGTCAGGTTTTGAAGCTGGAAATTGTTGTGTGAGATGATCGTCAAGAGAACAGAGAGCAATTTCGGCATAAAGATGATAAACGACTGCGGCGAAAGCTCCAGAAGCGTTCTTAGCCACTCAAGCACCATCAGCTGGATTGTTTCCTCTGAAGAGTCCAAGTTGTTGATGAGTATATCGATGATTTTCGGGCAGTCGATCTCCACATCTTGTCCCGGGATGTACAAGCCGTCTTTTTCCACTTCAATACCCTCTGTGTTGTTTGCTGAGCCTCTATCCTCGTCTCTACTCTTGTTGCTGCTCTCTTCTTCGTTACTGTCTCCATTCTTATCGCCGCTGTCTGTATTTTTGCCACTTACATCATTTCCATCTTTACGGTGAGCTTCATCATCCCGATTTTCTACTTTGGCACTATCCACTTCACCTTTTGCagcttctttcttctcactATCCCGCCCCTCTTTACTCTTCACCAGGTCCTTTATCTCGTATATCCCTTTAATCTCATGCAAAAGAAGCTTTAAGAAGTTTTCAGTCACCACACGCACGTCTTCGAGTGATGAGCTCAAATAGGAAATAAGTGGGTCCAAGAATGACGCCAAGTACGAGATCATCTCCAAGTCCGGTATCGAGTCCAACAACCTGAGCCAGCTCACGAGGAACATTCTGGTGTACGGGTTTGTTGCAAACATCCGCTCTTTCAACAACGGGATGAACTTTGAAAGCGAAAACGCCTTCGGCAGCTGCTGCTGGTACACCTGCAGGGTCTTCCCGGTTCTCGGGTCCACCATGGTGGCCAATGGGGAGGTGTCAGGGGGAATTGATAGCACTGGGACGTAAGTTGCTGCTTTTTCACTCACGATGTCTTTAATTAGACGATCAAGTATATCAGCTGCGTTTTTCACGCTCATCTCCGGATCTGCCACCAACTTGCACAACACGTCAAAGATCTCGTTGAAGTAGATTAGGATTTCTCCCTTGGATACTTTGGCAATGTTGTATAGTGCTTCGCAAGCAAAATATCGCACCATCGGGTCTTGATCCCCAAAACAGGCCAAAACAGGATGCATTATTCCTTCCAAATACTTCGGAACTTCACTCTGGCCGAGCGCTATGGCAACTGCCGCTAATCCAATAAGTCCTCCATACCTGGCATTGGGTTGATGAACAGCATACGCATAATTACTCCTGAGCTCTTTAATGATGAGATCAATCTTGTCCATCTCACCATTGCCCATGCACTCCTTCACCACCCGCTCCAACTGCAATGCTGCGGTCTTTCTCTTGTCGTATATCCGGTCATTGAGTcctctttttattgatttatCTACCTCATCTGGTGTTAGTATCACTAAAATTCCAGCATTCGCTACTTGCTCTAATCTAAACCTCACTTACCCATAGTCACACTCGTTTGGCCGCAAAAAGATTTCGCACTGCCTTTTTGTACAAAGCTGTTGCTtgcaaaacaaataaaaaaagcaaaaggagTGTGTTAATACTCTAAATTTGAGGCTTTAATACTCGTGTTGATCTGCTATACATCCACGATCTCATCCGTGCCACCAATAAATTCTGGCCCCGCCGTTATTTACATTTGATTTCGAGCACGACAGCAAACCGCAGACGCATGctcgcgtcgatcgacgcacCGACCTCTGCACTTTTACCTGGGCCTAACTCACACATTTACATACATAATACGCATACAAAGCAGTGCGATAGCATCCTAAGCAAACCCTCTATTATTCTATATACACGTACAATGCCGCTCGCCGTCTATTTCTGCAGAGATTGAAGTATTTGCACTATTTTGATGTTTGTATCCAAGAACCTGTTCAAGCAGTTTCCAAGGCATTCTTCCTCGTTGCGATCCAAATTTCCGTCATTAACAGTTGTCACACACTTCTTGAAGCACATATCCGTGAAGTTCGTGACCGAATTCTGGATTTTAGCCTTCGAAGTCTGTTGCTGGATAAAGTTGGCcacctctttctttgaGTTTTCATCCAAGTTCTGGACCGAGTTCACGTCTATATCGCTCATTTCAATAAGTTTGCTACCTTGAGTTCCTGGTAAGTATTTGTACTAAATTGCTTGGATTAATGGGAAGGTGTCTATATATCTTTATGTATTTCTTCCCCATCGTAATTTACACATACGCACAATTGAATCTTCAATCCggcgttttttttttttttttttttttttttttttcacttctcGTTTTTCTCTCATCTTCCCCAGAACACAGCCCTGGGCTTTCTCAATATCGATCGTATCTTCTATCTGAGTGATAACCACCTCTACTTTCACTATTACCGCCATTAAACCGATCATCCCTCTGCCTATAATTGTTTTGCCTATTTCCCTGGTAGCCACGACTACTCGAGCCCCTGTACCCACCTCTACCACGAGAATTGTACCCGCCATACTGCGGATGCCTAGGCCGATCGTCGGGTCGATTATAATTgtcgacgcgtcgatcaCGTCGATACTGCGATCCAGAGGCTGGTCTTCTGCCTTGATATGAGTGTTGTTGGTGGTTGAACTGTTGTCTTTCGGTGTTTGCAGGATGATATTCTTTCCCCCGATCATTAATGTTTTCACCTTTGGAGGATTTCGCACTTTTTGTATCATCAGAAGCAAGAATGTTTAGCAAAAGCTGCTGACTATCGTCCTCCATTGCATTGAAGTGGTTCTCTTTGGCCTTTTCATACAACAATCTTTCCACCTTATTGCCATGGCGCTCAGTCTTTGACCCGTTCTTAAATGCATAGTTAACGTTTGCCGGTCGGTTAAGAATCATCTTGCCATTCATCTCCTCAATTGCCTTATCAGCCGTCTCAAAGCTATCAAACACGATAAACGCATAACATGTATCCCTTTCATCCGTCCGTATAAGCTGGGGAACCTGTGCGAtctttccaaaattctTAAATGTTCGAACCAAGAGTTTAACATCAACAAGCGTGTCCAAATTGCCAATGTACACAACTGGACCTATATCGTCCTTTATGAGTTGTGCATTCGAACCTGGGCCATTCCCTTTCATTGCTCTCTGTGTTATTGCCTGTTTCACCCTCAAACTCCGGTCATATAGTTGAATACCACTTGCCATATGCATCGAATAAACTGCATCTTTGAGTGTGTAAAATCTCACAAAGCCATAACCCTGATGTCTCTGTAGGATCCTATCTTTGGGAATATACACACTTCGCAGAGGCGCAAACTGTAGGAAAAGCTCATATAGAAGACCCTCATCGACTTTTTCGTCGAGATTTCCCACATAAAGACACGGATCCCCACTTTCTATGACACTTGACATAGTGCAACAAGTTtaaaaaggatgaaaaacaGTTGATGTGGGGTGATATGAATAATTCGTATATCTATATGTTCTAACGTATATGCTCCTATTATACCCTTATATTATACAATCCTGTATGTATTGGTACTTCTCTAGTATTATGTTTGGTA
It includes:
- a CDS encoding uncharacterized protein (BUSCO:EOG09260M87) → MSDIDVNSVQNLDENSKKEVANFIQQQTSKAKIQNSVTNFTDMCFKKCVTTVNDGNLDRNEEECLGNCLNRLEQVANAGILVILTPDEVDKSIKRGLNDRIYDKRKTAALQLERVVKECMGNGEMDKIDLIIKELRSNYAYAVHQPNARYGGLIGLAAVAIALGQSEVPKYLEGIMHPVLACFGDQDPMVRYFACEALYNIAKVSKGEILIYFNEIFDVLCKLVADPEMSVKNAADILDRLIKDIVSEKAATYVPVLSIPPDTSPLATMVDPRTGKTLQVYQQQLPKAFSLSKFIPLLKERMFATNPYTRMFLVSWLRLLDSIPDLEMISYLASFLDPLISYLSSSLEDVRVVTENFLKLLLHEIKGIYEIKDLVKSKEGRDSEKKEAAKGEVDSAKVENRDDEAHRKDGNDVSGKNTDSGDKNGDSNEEESSNKSRDEDRGSANNTEGIEVEKDGLYIPGQDVEIDCPKIIDILINNLDSSEETIQLMVLEWLRTLLELSPQSFIIFMPKLLSVLLTIISHNNFQLQNLTLELNTKLMGLASSEEDKINYPMIVNQLSLQFVNDNESTRLAALDWLIMLHDNSPNKFLEHSDNIFVMLLKALNDSSEKVIDKDLELLSKISNQSDDKYFQSFMVDLVDLFKKDRKILDSKADFIIRTICKSLDSERVYKTISKVLSKEEDNLNFVSIVIQILNNNLIIAPELQHLRHKLIRGESEDLFVDLFSCWSLNSPSLLCLTLLTSKYKLSWEIVSKMVNYDISLNFLVQLDLIIQLLESPVFAKLRLDLLNPRRNMYLYQCLYGLLMLLPQSKSFKVLQNRLEAVTPMASLQLQAEKSSKDKGKAGKHYNNSSSNLSIVGKAEDDLNEKLLQVFDSSQNRLDVYKQNNENKQQPGAAVIPQGSESVDTPIDFQQTPTHTSPSTNENAKKPSYIAKLSERLGRNM